Proteins encoded by one window of Polyodon spathula isolate WHYD16114869_AA chromosome 16, ASM1765450v1, whole genome shotgun sequence:
- the LOC121328575 gene encoding transcription factor HES-5-like → MAPINVCNLALSAKDKLKMRKPVVEKMRRDRINVSIEQLKKLLESEFKAHHPSSKLEKADILEMAVGYLRQNSQPASFKIATPQHSYSDGFYQCLEETLRFLSFQDPTKESQFKVLKHFQNTQAGGRDPLSSAAALGSQHDLLKGSSQGDGKVLWRPW, encoded by the exons ATGGCTCCGATCAACGTGTGCAACCTAGCTCTAAGCGCTAAAGACAAACTCAAA ATGAGAAAACCAGTGGTGGAAAAAATGCGCAGGGACCGTATTAACGTCAGCATCGAGCAGCTGAAGAAACTGCTGGAGAGCGAGTTCAAGGCGCACCACCCCAGCTCCAAGCTGGAGAAAGCCGACATCTTAGAAATGGCCGTGGGTTACCTGCGACAGAACAGCCAGCCGGCCTCCTTCAAGATAGCAACCCCGCAGCACAGCTACAGCGACGGCTTCTACCAGTGCTTGGAGGAGACGCTGCGCTTCCTGTCCTTCCAAGACCCGACGAAGGAATCCCAGTTCAAAGTTCTGAAGCACTTCCAGAACACGCAGGCGGGCGGGCGGGATCCGCTCAGCTCTGCAGCTGCACTGGGCTCCCAGCACGACCTTCTCAAAGGCTCTTCCCAGGGCGACGGCAAGGTGCTGTGGAGACCCTGGTAA